From the genome of Gemmatimonas phototrophica, one region includes:
- the hemA gene encoding glutamyl-tRNA reductase, producing the protein MLISIAIDFRFADVATRERFHLSEERLTQLYRTARTEAITESALISTCNRTELYAWVDSDDPQVIERSIQTLARRWMRTRSEGVQLLTTATRRVGRDAAEHVVRIASGLESQVLGDGQILGQLKAAYKRASRGQAAGPVLHRLFETALRAGKRVQTETSLTAGRNSVGAEAAITASQRFGNLENARCVVIGAGKTGARSAKQLHKLGARDIVVVNRTFENAQNLAGMVGGRAAPWETLHVETAMADVVIVATGSEVPVVEGAALQRAREACAASGYALLMMDLSVPRNIDPAVVDEPGVTLIDLDTLHQPVLSAEVMRKDAVPHAETICADETNAFMDWIATMPARDAIKPLREALEDVARREVAFHSKDEGVAEKAASRIVAKLLAGPMAALRRALQRGEPLDQHAMMLLEMFAPAEGAGATQSRRTTGTHRAVPAPASVPKVSAARTPVAKAPVERTMRGDAAMKHAAPPTPHSNTPLVTTQQFT; encoded by the coding sequence ATGCTGATTTCGATCGCCATCGACTTCCGCTTTGCCGACGTGGCAACACGTGAGCGCTTCCATCTCTCGGAAGAGCGCCTCACGCAGTTGTATCGCACGGCCCGCACCGAAGCCATTACCGAATCCGCGCTCATCTCCACGTGCAATCGCACGGAGCTGTATGCCTGGGTGGATAGCGATGACCCACAGGTCATTGAACGATCCATCCAGACATTGGCCCGTCGGTGGATGCGCACCCGATCGGAAGGCGTCCAGCTGCTCACCACGGCGACGCGCCGTGTCGGGCGTGATGCCGCGGAGCATGTGGTGCGCATTGCCTCGGGGCTTGAGTCACAGGTGCTTGGCGATGGGCAGATTCTCGGCCAGCTCAAGGCCGCGTACAAGCGCGCCTCCCGCGGGCAGGCCGCCGGGCCGGTCTTGCACCGTCTCTTTGAGACCGCGTTGCGGGCTGGGAAGCGGGTGCAGACGGAAACGTCGCTGACGGCGGGACGGAATTCCGTTGGGGCTGAAGCCGCGATCACGGCGTCTCAGCGATTCGGCAATCTCGAAAACGCACGGTGTGTGGTGATTGGCGCTGGCAAGACCGGCGCCCGCTCGGCCAAGCAACTGCACAAGCTGGGTGCCCGCGACATTGTCGTGGTCAATCGCACGTTCGAAAACGCGCAGAATCTGGCCGGCATGGTTGGAGGGCGCGCAGCGCCGTGGGAAACGTTGCACGTCGAGACGGCCATGGCCGACGTGGTCATCGTGGCCACGGGTAGTGAGGTCCCGGTGGTGGAAGGTGCGGCGTTGCAGCGGGCGCGCGAAGCCTGCGCAGCCAGCGGCTACGCCTTGCTCATGATGGACCTCAGTGTGCCGCGCAACATTGACCCGGCCGTGGTTGACGAGCCGGGCGTGACGCTCATCGACCTCGACACCTTGCACCAGCCGGTGTTGTCGGCCGAAGTCATGCGCAAAGATGCGGTCCCGCACGCCGAGACGATCTGCGCGGACGAGACCAACGCGTTCATGGACTGGATTGCCACGATGCCAGCGCGCGACGCCATCAAGCCGTTGCGGGAAGCGCTGGAAGACGTGGCGCGTCGTGAAGTGGCCTTCCACTCGAAGGATGAAGGGGTCGCCGAGAAGGCGGCATCGCGCATTGTGGCGAAGCTGCTGGCCGGCCCCATGGCGGCGTTGCGTCGGGCGTTGCAGCGGGGAGAACCGCTGGACCAGCACGCCATGATGCTGCTGGAGATGTTTGCGCCGGCGGAAGGCGCCGGTGCCACACAGTCTCGGCGCACCACGGGGACCCATCGGGCGGTACCAGCGCCCGCGTCGGTGCCCAAGGTATCGGCGGCCAGAACACCGGTGGCCAAGGCGCCCGTTGAACGCACCATGCGGGGCGATGCCGCCATGAAGCACGCGGCGCCGCCAACACCGCACAGCAATACACCGCTGGTCACCACTCAGCAGTTTACCTGA
- a CDS encoding geranylgeranyl diphosphate reductase, whose product MSAAPGEVTPLERGTPYEDGELFDVVVVGGGPAGATAAHELACAGRKVLLLDRAWRTKPCGGAVPPQLLRDFKIPQSLLVARVNTARVISPTAKKVDIPVGDGFVGMVDRDMFDEWLRNRAAIAGAVRRTGAFTQLSRDQDGTAVLMYTEGRSRQGTTRTVRARYVIGADGALSPIARQCIPGSHKAKHVFAYHEIVKSPTTDSEVFGHDRVDVYYNAPLSPDFYAWVFPHGPTTSIGTGTFQKGFGLKEAVAKLRLDTGMDGLETIRREGAPIPIKPLPRWDNGRDVVVAGDAAGVVAPASGEGIFYAMTGGRFAADAVEEALQTGKASALKQARRRFMRLHGPVFFVLDVMQSFWYTTDERRERFVAICRDRDVQQLTFDGYMRKQLVRAKPMSHVRIFFKNLAHLAGLAPA is encoded by the coding sequence ATGAGTGCTGCACCAGGTGAAGTGACCCCGTTGGAACGCGGGACTCCCTATGAAGATGGGGAGCTGTTTGATGTGGTAGTGGTGGGCGGCGGGCCGGCCGGTGCGACTGCGGCCCACGAATTGGCGTGCGCGGGGCGCAAAGTCCTGCTGCTCGACCGCGCCTGGCGCACCAAGCCGTGCGGTGGGGCGGTTCCGCCGCAGCTGCTTCGCGATTTCAAGATTCCCCAGTCCCTGCTGGTCGCCCGCGTGAACACCGCGCGCGTGATCTCCCCGACCGCCAAGAAGGTGGACATCCCGGTGGGAGATGGGTTTGTGGGGATGGTCGATCGGGACATGTTCGACGAATGGCTGCGCAACCGCGCGGCGATCGCCGGTGCCGTCCGTCGGACGGGGGCGTTCACGCAGCTGTCGCGCGACCAGGATGGTACGGCCGTCCTGATGTATACCGAAGGACGGTCACGACAGGGGACCACGCGCACCGTGCGGGCCCGGTACGTCATTGGCGCCGATGGGGCCCTCTCGCCCATTGCCCGTCAATGCATCCCGGGGTCCCACAAGGCCAAGCACGTCTTTGCCTACCACGAGATCGTCAAGTCGCCCACGACGGACAGCGAAGTCTTTGGGCACGACCGGGTGGACGTGTATTACAACGCGCCCTTGTCCCCGGATTTCTACGCCTGGGTCTTTCCGCACGGCCCGACCACGTCCATTGGGACGGGGACCTTCCAGAAGGGCTTTGGCCTCAAGGAAGCGGTGGCCAAACTCCGGCTCGATACCGGGATGGACGGATTGGAGACGATTCGGCGCGAAGGGGCCCCTATTCCGATCAAACCCCTTCCCCGCTGGGACAACGGCCGGGACGTGGTCGTAGCCGGAGATGCGGCCGGAGTCGTGGCGCCGGCGAGCGGAGAAGGCATCTTCTACGCGATGACCGGCGGCCGTTTTGCGGCGGACGCAGTGGAGGAGGCCCTCCAGACCGGCAAGGCTTCCGCGCTCAAACAGGCCCGCCGCCGATTCATGCGGCTGCACGGTCCGGTGTTTTTCGTCCTCGACGTAATGCAAAGTTTCTGGTACACTACTGATGAGCGGCGGGAGCGGTTTGTCGCGATCTGCCGAGATCGGGATGTCCAGCAGTTGACGTTTGACGGTTACATGCGCAAGCAGTTGGTGCGCGCGAAGCCGATGTCGCACGTTCGCATTTTCTTCAAGAACCTGGCGCATCTTGCCGGGCTCGCGCCCGCCTGA
- a CDS encoding BCD family MFS transporter yields MTTAVAPMVVATESGMSWWQLTRLGFVQAAIGAVVVLLTTTINRVIVVELGLPALIPGLLVALHFGVQLFLRPRLGHDSDRSTRRTPWILGGLLVCALGGVGVAASIPVMATNVALGVTLASLASVILGAGVSAAGTPLLALMSERAKPSQRAGAAAITWILMIVGIIITAATSGMLLDPFSYTRLIAIAGGIGGAGLVVAWLATWGVERGPRPIMPAKADHDGATSFAATFRTVWREPAARLFSGFIFLAMFAYSAQDLILEPFAGIAFGMTPGESTKLSGAHHGGVLVGMIVAALLATRTGQLRHWAAAGCAASALSYLAMVASPALSSVTVFTAIVVVLGLSNGVFAIGAIGSMMALTGDKTDGRAGLRLGVFGAAQALAYAVGTMSGAAGVDLARAVLASPVRGYLAVFAVQAVLFGASAWLAMRSASSERATEVFQQRGEMLSAVIQ; encoded by the coding sequence ATGACGACCGCGGTCGCCCCCATGGTTGTCGCTACCGAGTCGGGGATGAGTTGGTGGCAGCTCACCCGCCTTGGCTTTGTGCAGGCGGCTATTGGTGCGGTGGTGGTGTTGCTGACCACGACGATCAACCGGGTCATCGTGGTAGAACTCGGGCTGCCGGCGCTCATTCCCGGCCTGCTGGTGGCGCTGCATTTCGGCGTCCAACTCTTTTTGCGGCCGCGACTCGGGCACGACAGTGATCGTTCGACGCGTCGGACGCCGTGGATTTTAGGTGGGCTGCTCGTGTGCGCGCTGGGAGGCGTCGGGGTGGCCGCCAGCATTCCGGTGATGGCGACCAACGTGGCGCTCGGCGTCACCCTGGCATCACTGGCGAGCGTGATTCTGGGCGCGGGCGTGAGCGCGGCGGGGACGCCGCTGCTGGCACTCATGAGCGAACGTGCCAAGCCATCGCAGCGCGCCGGGGCCGCGGCCATCACGTGGATCCTGATGATTGTGGGCATCATCATCACGGCGGCCACGTCGGGGATGCTGCTTGATCCGTTTTCGTACACACGATTGATCGCCATTGCCGGCGGAATCGGTGGTGCGGGGCTGGTCGTAGCCTGGCTGGCGACGTGGGGCGTGGAGCGGGGCCCGCGCCCCATCATGCCGGCGAAGGCAGATCATGACGGGGCCACGTCGTTTGCCGCCACCTTTCGCACAGTGTGGCGTGAGCCGGCGGCCCGGCTGTTTTCCGGCTTCATCTTCCTCGCGATGTTCGCGTACAGCGCGCAGGATCTCATTCTCGAACCGTTTGCCGGCATTGCCTTTGGCATGACGCCTGGCGAAAGCACCAAGCTGTCCGGCGCCCATCATGGTGGGGTGCTGGTGGGCATGATCGTGGCGGCGCTGCTGGCGACGCGCACCGGTCAGCTTCGCCATTGGGCGGCAGCGGGATGCGCGGCCTCGGCGCTGTCGTATCTCGCCATGGTCGCGTCGCCAGCGTTGTCGAGCGTTACGGTGTTTACCGCCATTGTCGTGGTGCTGGGGCTCTCGAACGGCGTGTTCGCCATTGGCGCCATTGGTTCCATGATGGCATTGACAGGTGACAAGACCGATGGGCGCGCCGGGCTTCGCCTGGGCGTGTTTGGGGCCGCGCAAGCGCTGGCCTATGCCGTGGGGACGATGTCGGGCGCGGCGGGTGTCGATCTGGCACGCGCGGTGCTGGCATCTCCGGTACGTGGATATCTCGCGGTCTTTGCCGTGCAGGCCGTGCTCTTTGGGGCGTCAGCATGGCTGGCCATGCGCAGCGCGTCCAGCGAGCGAGCCACCGAAGTGTTTCAACAGCGTGGCGAGATGTTGTCGGCGGTCATTCAATGA
- the chlG gene encoding chlorophyll synthase ChlG: MTRLDPKAVLTLLKPVTWFPPMWAFTCGAISAGVPLSSERLWTLALGIGLTGPLVCASSQAVNDWFDRHVDAINEPNRPIPSGRIPGQWGLAIAIFWSALCVVWALPLGRFGLGAVAVALAFSWAYSAPPFRFKRNGWLGNTAVGFTYEGLAWVTGAGIMLGNVLPPTPLLLLAALYSIGAHGIMTLNDFKAIEGDRTMGINSLPVMLGPTGAGWVASLVMLVSQFVVIALLLSWGRPGYASAIGVLAAVQAGLMWWFVQKPVERALYLSAFGVPFYVSGMMVSAFAVRTLPIITGVATEAVR; this comes from the coding sequence GTGACGCGGCTGGACCCGAAAGCGGTCCTGACCTTGCTCAAGCCGGTAACCTGGTTCCCACCCATGTGGGCGTTCACCTGCGGAGCTATTTCCGCGGGTGTACCGCTGTCTTCCGAGCGCCTGTGGACGCTGGCGCTGGGGATTGGTCTGACCGGACCGCTGGTGTGTGCCTCCAGCCAGGCGGTCAATGATTGGTTTGACCGACATGTGGACGCCATCAACGAGCCCAATCGCCCCATTCCGTCGGGACGGATTCCGGGACAGTGGGGATTGGCGATCGCGATTTTCTGGAGCGCCCTGTGTGTGGTGTGGGCGTTGCCACTCGGGCGGTTCGGGCTGGGCGCCGTGGCTGTGGCGCTCGCGTTTTCGTGGGCCTACAGTGCGCCGCCGTTTCGCTTCAAGCGCAACGGGTGGCTGGGCAACACCGCAGTGGGCTTCACCTATGAAGGGTTGGCGTGGGTGACCGGCGCCGGCATCATGCTGGGGAACGTCCTGCCGCCTACGCCGCTGCTGCTGCTGGCCGCGCTCTATAGCATCGGCGCCCACGGCATCATGACGCTCAACGACTTCAAGGCCATTGAGGGCGACCGCACCATGGGGATCAATTCCCTGCCCGTCATGCTCGGACCGACCGGTGCCGGGTGGGTGGCCTCGCTGGTAATGCTGGTGTCGCAGTTTGTCGTGATTGCTCTGCTGCTGTCGTGGGGGCGTCCGGGGTACGCGTCGGCCATTGGCGTGCTGGCCGCGGTGCAGGCGGGGCTCATGTGGTGGTTTGTGCAGAAGCCGGTGGAGCGAGCGTTGTATCTGAGTGCGTTCGGAGTGCCCTTCTATGTGAGCGGCATGATGGTCTCAGCGTTTGCGGTGCGGACGCTGCCGATAATCACTGGCGTGGCCACCGAGGCCGTGCGCTGA
- the ppsR gene encoding transcriptional regulator PpsR, translated as MKPFDGSNLAFGELDAKSAAALLAVAGDIALVMDGAGVIRDVALMGNGDSQFDTANQWIGRSWSDTVSGDSRAKIDTLVKEAVSLGVSKRRQVNHIMGDVSDVPVSYTTIKLGRDGGLVAVGRDMRHVSALQQRLVEAQQAMERDYWRLRHVETRYRLLFQLASDGIVVLDAANLKVLDANSAAGQIFGEPTDRLIGRSFPLGMDAQAARALEDLLASARSAGRAGDISLALQGGRSFHASASCFRQEQATLLLVRFSPAELPTAGATTGGSSPSRLIDLLERSPDAFVVTDLDGEILTANRAFLDITELASEEQLRGTTLGTYIGRPGADFPVFTGMLRKNGVVRLMATSARGLHGNQSEVEVSAVWVPEGEEPCIGFTIRDIGRRLASGPQGARDLTRAVEELTSLVGRVSLRDLVRDTVDLVERHFIEAALELTNDNRTSAAEVLGVSRQSLYVKLRRHRLVTPGTDREEDAAS; from the coding sequence GTGAAGCCTTTCGACGGGAGTAACCTCGCCTTTGGCGAGCTCGATGCCAAGTCTGCGGCCGCCTTGCTGGCGGTGGCAGGGGACATCGCGCTTGTCATGGATGGCGCTGGGGTAATTCGCGACGTTGCGCTCATGGGCAACGGCGATTCCCAGTTCGATACCGCCAATCAGTGGATTGGCCGCTCCTGGAGCGACACCGTGTCTGGCGACTCGCGCGCCAAGATCGATACGCTCGTCAAGGAAGCGGTCAGCCTTGGTGTGTCCAAGCGCCGCCAGGTCAACCACATCATGGGGGATGTCAGTGATGTCCCCGTGTCGTACACCACCATCAAGCTGGGCCGCGACGGGGGCCTCGTGGCCGTCGGCCGCGACATGCGGCACGTCTCGGCCTTACAGCAGCGCCTGGTGGAAGCACAGCAGGCCATGGAACGCGACTACTGGCGGCTGCGCCATGTGGAAACGCGCTACCGGCTGCTCTTCCAGTTGGCCAGTGATGGCATCGTGGTGTTGGACGCCGCCAATCTCAAGGTGCTCGACGCCAACTCGGCGGCCGGGCAGATTTTCGGGGAACCCACCGATCGTCTCATCGGTCGGTCGTTCCCGCTTGGTATGGATGCGCAGGCGGCCCGCGCGCTGGAAGACCTGCTTGCGTCGGCCCGTAGCGCCGGGCGAGCCGGCGACATCAGTCTCGCATTGCAGGGGGGGCGTTCATTCCATGCCTCGGCATCGTGCTTCCGACAGGAACAGGCCACGTTGCTGCTGGTGCGGTTCTCCCCCGCCGAATTGCCGACGGCCGGCGCCACCACGGGGGGCAGTTCGCCCTCGCGGCTGATTGACCTGCTGGAACGCTCTCCCGATGCGTTCGTGGTGACCGACCTTGACGGGGAGATTCTGACCGCCAACCGGGCGTTCCTCGACATCACGGAGCTGGCCAGCGAGGAACAGCTCCGGGGGACAACCCTCGGCACTTATATCGGTCGTCCGGGAGCCGACTTCCCGGTGTTCACGGGCATGCTGCGCAAGAACGGCGTGGTGCGGCTCATGGCCACCTCGGCGCGTGGACTGCACGGGAACCAGTCGGAAGTCGAGGTGTCGGCGGTGTGGGTCCCGGAAGGCGAGGAGCCGTGTATCGGCTTCACGATCCGGGACATTGGCCGTCGCCTGGCGAGTGGCCCCCAGGGCGCCCGTGACCTGACCCGGGCCGTTGAAGAACTGACCTCGCTGGTTGGCCGGGTGTCCCTGCGCGATCTGGTGCGGGACACAGTGGATCTGGTTGAGCGCCATTTTATTGAAGCGGCGCTGGAGCTGACCAACGACAACCGCACCTCAGCGGCAGAAGTCCTTGGGGTCAGCCGACAAAGTCTGTACGTCAAGCTGCGAAGACATCGCCTCGTCACACCGGGTACCGACCGCGAAGAAGACGCCGCCAGCTAA